The Eubacteriaceae bacterium Marseille-Q4139 genome has a window encoding:
- a CDS encoding helix-turn-helix transcriptional regulator has product MFDPNFIKERITQLRLEKGVSEYQMSYDLGHSRSYIYNISSGRSLPPMVEFLQICDYFNLTPAQFFDTSSNNSALLETTINELSKLDDDDLLLILNIIRRLEREGK; this is encoded by the coding sequence ATGTTTGATCCAAATTTTATAAAAGAACGTATAACTCAGTTACGGTTGGAAAAAGGGGTGTCGGAGTATCAGATGAGCTATGATTTGGGGCACAGCAGGAGCTATATTTACAACATTTCTTCCGGGCGGTCGCTGCCGCCGATGGTGGAATTTTTGCAGATCTGCGATTACTTCAATCTAACGCCTGCACAGTTTTTTGATACGTCGTCCAACAACTCGGCGTTACTGGAGACGACGATCAATGAGCTGTCGAAGCTGGATGATGATGATCTGCTGTTGATTTTGAATATTATCAGGCGGTTGGAGAGGGAGGGGAAGTGA
- a CDS encoding WG repeat-containing protein, translating to MKKTVHARHAAVRMGATALVLAMLLGLTACGKSESDSQPAKTNNSEAESGNDKTADAAAEPEETVFADGKLYTDEYDPDALFRFGMVPAKSDNGKHGYINMNGDWVIEPQYEDTYPFFHNGLAMVAVRKRVYKLINRDGEFVSDIEICQESLPEDFSSTGVRKVDIKGEDGIYRAVISWENDQLTVTPWESEETTLGDFTDSGHALVISKTGNSFGSDFGIVDSSLNYTMEYQSRFKVDSEIFGPEDHLVVYDTETLERCIIDMQGNVLYHLEGVRKTPYFSEDCLANVNGIGIIDETGNVILAEEEFFTPTGKNSVPDVEATFRDSDWIAFAFGRNHNYGYPERMEYWNKQGEHVMTCIRGRAMKNGLAAVCLEVAAGSAKEGELFLDETGSTCLSGTEDGKAWVVMNDNLEIQYFLEEKGFDKLDTAYYSDGYAVAVVEDRKADTEYDYIVDSQGNRLFERDKNPELPVKSILTHDSQLTDHW from the coding sequence ATGAAAAAGACTGTTCACGCCAGACATGCAGCCGTAAGAATGGGGGCCACGGCACTCGTGCTTGCAATGCTCCTGGGGCTTACGGCCTGCGGCAAAAGCGAAAGTGATTCCCAGCCGGCAAAGACAAACAATTCGGAAGCAGAAAGCGGCAATGACAAGACCGCCGATGCTGCCGCGGAGCCAGAGGAAACGGTATTTGCGGACGGCAAACTCTATACGGATGAATACGACCCGGACGCTTTGTTTCGCTTCGGCATGGTTCCCGCCAAGAGCGACAATGGAAAGCACGGATACATTAACATGAACGGCGACTGGGTCATCGAGCCTCAGTACGAAGATACCTATCCCTTTTTCCACAATGGGCTGGCAATGGTTGCCGTAAGAAAAAGGGTCTATAAGCTGATCAACCGCGACGGAGAGTTTGTTTCAGACATTGAAATCTGCCAGGAATCTCTCCCGGAAGACTTTTCAAGTACCGGCGTCAGAAAAGTCGATATTAAAGGGGAAGACGGCATTTATCGGGCTGTGATTTCATGGGAAAACGACCAGCTTACCGTAACGCCGTGGGAGTCCGAGGAAACCACACTGGGTGATTTTACGGATTCCGGCCACGCCCTGGTGATAAGCAAAACAGGAAACAGCTTTGGATCCGATTTTGGCATTGTAGACAGCAGTCTGAATTACACCATGGAATACCAGAGCCGTTTTAAGGTGGACAGCGAGATTTTCGGGCCGGAAGATCACCTGGTAGTCTACGATACGGAAACGCTGGAACGCTGTATCATCGATATGCAGGGGAACGTGCTGTATCATCTGGAGGGCGTAAGAAAAACTCCGTATTTTTCAGAGGACTGCCTTGCAAATGTCAATGGCATTGGAATTATTGATGAAACCGGAAACGTCATCCTTGCGGAAGAGGAATTTTTTACGCCTACCGGCAAAAATTCCGTCCCCGACGTGGAGGCTACCTTCCGCGATTCCGACTGGATTGCCTTTGCCTTCGGCAGAAATCACAATTACGGTTATCCGGAGCGGATGGAATACTGGAATAAACAGGGCGAGCATGTGATGACCTGTATAAGAGGGCGGGCGATGAAAAACGGGCTGGCCGCCGTTTGCCTCGAGGTAGCGGCTGGTTCCGCAAAGGAAGGCGAGCTTTTCCTTGACGAAACCGGGAGTACCTGCCTGTCCGGAACCGAGGACGGCAAAGCCTGGGTCGTCATGAACGATAACCTGGAGATTCAGTATTTCCTTGAGGAAAAAGGATTTGACAAGCTGGACACTGCCTATTACAGCGATGGCTATGCCGTGGCTGTGGTGGAAGACAGAAAAGCAGATACCGAATATGACTATATTGTAGACAGCCAGGGAAATCGCCTGTTTGAGCGCGATAAGAATCCGGAACTGCCGGTAAAATCCATTCTCACCCATGACAGCCAGCTTACAGACCACTGGTAA
- a CDS encoding GNAT family N-acetyltransferase, with protein sequence MVEYRNVKKEDAGELWEFLKKLDTETDFMMYEPGEREQCTSAAELSRDIEENVQNGGDFFQIAVCDGNMVGFLRAERGRFRRISHTAYVVTGILKSHRGQGIGTAFFEQLDTWAAENGIRRLELTVECTNQAARHLYEKSGFVTEGVRREAMCVDGEFVDEWYMAKIFVP encoded by the coding sequence ATGGTGGAATATAGAAACGTAAAAAAAGAGGATGCCGGGGAGCTCTGGGAGTTCCTAAAGAAGCTGGATACGGAGACAGATTTTATGATGTATGAGCCGGGAGAGCGGGAACAGTGCACGTCCGCAGCAGAGCTTTCGCGGGACATAGAAGAAAATGTCCAAAACGGGGGAGACTTTTTCCAAATTGCCGTCTGCGATGGGAATATGGTTGGCTTTCTCCGGGCAGAGCGCGGGCGGTTTCGCAGGATTTCCCATACGGCATACGTTGTGACGGGGATTTTAAAAAGCCATAGAGGGCAGGGGATTGGCACGGCATTTTTTGAGCAGCTGGACACCTGGGCGGCAGAAAACGGAATCCGCCGGCTGGAGCTGACGGTGGAATGCACGAATCAGGCGGCCAGGCATCTCTATGAAAAGAGCGGGTTCGTGACGGAGGGCGTCCGGCGGGAGGCAATGTGTGTAGACGGGGAATTTGTGGATGAATGGTATATGGCGAAGATTTTTGTTCCATAG
- a CDS encoding amidohydrolase has product MKPSNLHLFINGAIFTSDASHPHADSMAVRNGRILWVGDKDAMPSEYASLLAAHPTGDEAGCFAVTDLGGRQVIPGFVDAHMHPVMLADLTNQIAVMPPAITSMDDLAAAIRERRSRQKPGQWILGWGYDEQGFLEKRSPNRYDLDRGCDDAPVMITRTCVHIRCVNSAALRLAGIDRNTPDPPGGMIERDENGEPTGILKENARNLIMPFLPEISEEDRIRNLLDLGTLLSSQGITSICDMGNLDGGDMMPIYEAAARRGFHQQTGVYYMWDLFCDDPDFSITKEKADRSRQIFAAGLKLIGDGSVSGRTAWMDKPYLGSEDEYGLQVADDKLLHSAVRFCRENRLQLSVHAMGGRTIRHILDCVSSEAPWTPNTIPHVRIEHVTDPSLESIRDAVSHGIAFVTQPIFLFAESASYIKNLGTDWTKKCYPVRTMLENGMRPAFSTDAPSTFWAVPSDPFPGLQFAVTRTAADGTDCGNDEAIDMETAVTLYTRDAAMAAGFPDTGMLAPGYRADFAVLSSDIFHIPPHELSQITVKETWISGERVYAAPDLIS; this is encoded by the coding sequence ATGAAACCATCAAACCTGCACCTTTTCATAAACGGCGCCATTTTCACCTCCGACGCTTCCCATCCGCACGCCGATTCCATGGCCGTCCGGAACGGGCGCATTTTGTGGGTCGGGGACAAAGACGCCATGCCGTCAGAATACGCATCTTTACTGGCCGCCCATCCCACAGGCGATGAGGCAGGCTGCTTCGCCGTCACCGACCTTGGCGGCCGCCAGGTCATCCCCGGCTTTGTGGACGCCCACATGCACCCCGTCATGCTGGCAGACCTCACAAACCAGATCGCCGTCATGCCGCCGGCCATCACCTCCATGGACGATCTCGCCGCCGCCATCCGCGAGCGCAGGAGCCGTCAAAAGCCGGGCCAGTGGATCCTCGGGTGGGGCTACGACGAACAGGGCTTTTTAGAAAAACGCTCTCCGAACCGCTATGACCTGGATCGCGGCTGCGACGATGCCCCGGTCATGATAACAAGGACATGCGTCCACATCCGCTGCGTCAACAGTGCGGCGCTCCGCCTCGCCGGCATCGACCGGAACACGCCTGACCCGCCGGGCGGCATGATCGAGCGTGACGAAAACGGAGAGCCCACGGGAATCTTAAAGGAAAACGCCAGAAACCTGATCATGCCGTTCCTGCCGGAAATTTCCGAGGAAGACCGGATCCGGAACCTGTTAGACCTGGGCACGCTTTTAAGCTCCCAGGGCATCACCTCCATCTGCGATATGGGGAACCTGGACGGCGGCGACATGATGCCGATCTATGAAGCGGCAGCCAGGCGCGGCTTCCATCAGCAAACCGGCGTCTACTATATGTGGGATCTCTTCTGTGACGACCCGGACTTTTCCATCACGAAGGAAAAAGCCGACCGGAGCCGCCAGATCTTTGCCGCCGGCTTAAAGCTCATCGGCGACGGGAGCGTCTCCGGCCGCACCGCCTGGATGGACAAACCGTATCTGGGCTCCGAAGACGAATACGGCCTCCAGGTGGCGGACGACAAGCTCCTTCATTCCGCTGTCAGGTTTTGCAGGGAAAACCGTCTCCAGCTCTCCGTTCATGCCATGGGCGGACGGACAATCCGGCATATTCTGGACTGCGTCTCATCGGAAGCGCCGTGGACTCCAAACACCATCCCTCACGTCAGGATTGAGCATGTGACGGATCCGTCCCTGGAATCCATAAGGGACGCCGTCTCACACGGCATCGCCTTCGTCACGCAGCCCATTTTCCTCTTTGCAGAGTCGGCAAGCTACATAAAAAATCTGGGAACCGACTGGACGAAGAAATGCTACCCCGTCCGGACCATGTTGGAAAACGGCATGCGCCCCGCCTTTTCCACCGACGCACCGTCTACCTTCTGGGCCGTCCCGTCAGACCCGTTCCCGGGCCTTCAGTTTGCAGTGACCCGCACGGCCGCCGACGGCACAGACTGCGGCAATGACGAAGCCATCGACATGGAAACGGCCGTAACCCTTTATACACGCGACGCCGCCATGGCCGCCGGCTTTCCTGACACCGGCATGCTGGCGCCGGGATACCGGGCAGATTTTGCCGTGTTAAGCAGCGATATTTTCCATATCCCGCCCCATGAACTCAGTCAGATCACCGTAAAAGAAACCTGGATCAGCGGCGAGCGCGTCTATGCCGCGCCGGATCTTATTTCCTAA